The nucleotide sequence AAGAAACCTTATGATTATTCTAACCAAAAGATAAACAATTTGTATAACTTGAATAATCCTAGAATAGTCAAACACTACAAAATATAGAATACAGCTGATAGGTACCAAAAAGTCCGGTAAGGATTCTTTTACTTTTTCTGCTGTAGCCGATAAAATCGACTGAATGAACAGAACATTATAAAATGTAATAATTAGTGTTTGCACAAATATCGGTGCCTGTACTTTCCAAACTAAAACGGCGCCTATGAGGGCAGAAAAGAAAAGATGTAAAACTAAGCGGATGCTTATTTTTTTTGTCTTAAAAATAGCTATAAGACCTGTAAGCCAAGCTGCTCCAAAACCCATAAACATAATTATGTATGGAATACTAAACGTAAAAAAAATATTTTTTAAACTGCTCTCTCTCATAAAAGAAAAAGAAGCAAGGGCAGCCATAATTGCAATGACCATCGTTCCTTCACTCGTACTAAAAGTTGAAAACTGCATCACTCCGTCTTTAAACCGTCCCCAAAATGTTCCTATCTGTCCCAAATATAAAAATTGATATACACAAAAAAGCAAAACCGGATTTGTAACTCTAAAACAAAGCATTAGGGTACCGGTAAGGAAGCCTGTAACAAAGCTATCCAAAAAATGATCAAAGTATTCGCCAAGCGGGGAGCCGGTTTTTGTACGTCTTGCCTGTACTCCATCCGAACAGTCTCCTACAATATAAATCCAGCAAAAAATAGGAATCAACCACAAAAACCTATAAGTATTATGAAGATAATTTAGATAAGCGATAATAAATGAAAGCACAACAAAGCTATTGGAAAAGATAGTTATTAGATTTGCCGGAATTGATTCAGGTAAAATTTTTATAAGAGGAAACACAAAATACCTGTAAACCAGAGGGCTAAGTAATGATCTATCCTCTGCACTGTAGGAGTAATTTTCCATTTGCGATTCTTTTTACTTTACCCTTTTATAGTTTTTAATTTCGGTTTTTATTCGTGAAATTAATTCCGTTCTGGTAATTCTAACTTGCTCCATAGAATCTCTAAAGCGCACAGTAACCGTATTATCTTCTTTTGAATCATAATCTACAGTTACGCAAAAAGGAGTTCCGACCTCATCTTGGCGTCGGTATCTTTTTCCGATAGCTCCTGACTGGTCATAATCGGTTTTAAATTCTTCTTTAAGCTCATTTCTAATTTCTTCGGCCAATTCTGCAAGTCCGTCTTTTTTCATCAAGGGAAGAACGGCAACGGTTATAGGAGCAATATTAGGATGGAAGTGTAATACGGTTCTCCAATCATCATCATTTCCCTTATCGGCAACCTTTTCTTCATCATAGGCATCACAAATAAACATAAGAACATTTCGCGTCAAGCCTGCCGAAGTTTCAATTATGTACGGAATATATTTTTCGTTTCCGTTATCTTGATCGATGTATTGCATATCCTTGCCTGAATACTCGGTATGACGTGTAAGGTCATAGTTAGTTCGGTTATGCACGCCTTCAAGCTCCTTAAAGCCCATCGGGAATTCGTATTCGATATCATAAGCATCTTTTGCATAATGAGCAAGTTCGTCCTTACCGTGCTGATGCCACTGGAGCTTATTTGTTCTTACCCCGTATTTTTCATAGAATGCCCAGCGCTGTTTTTTCCAATAGTCAAACCACTCGTCATCAGTTCCGGGTTTTACAAAAAACTGCATCTCCATCTGTTCAAATTCGCAGGTTCTAAAGATAAAGTTTTTTGTAACAATTTCGTTTCTAAAAGCCTTTCCGATTTGAGCGATACCGAAGGGAATCTTCATCCTGTTTGATTGAATAATATTTTTATAGTTTACATAAATACCTTGGGCAGTTTCGGGACGGAGATAGATAACGCTTGAATTATCGTCTGTGGGCCCGATGTGAGTTTTAAACATAAGGTTGAATTTACGAGTATCCGTAAGCTCGCCGCCGCAATCGGGGCAAACTTTTTTTTCAAGGTTTTCAGGAGGTAAATGGTCTGCTCTAAAGCGGGATTTACATTTTTTGCAGTCTACAAGAGGATCGGTAAAATTTTCAACATGACCTGAAGCCTCCCATGTGCGGGGATGCATCAAAATTGCGGCGTCAAGTCCTACTATATTATCATGAAGCTGGGTCATTTCTTTCCACCAAGCACGGGAAACATTGTTTTTTAACTCTATACCTAAGGGGCCGTAATCCCATGCACCGTTCTGTCCTCCGTAAATTTCGGATGATTGAAAAACAAAACCTCTTCTTTTACAAAGACTTACAATTTTTTCCATTGAAATTTTATGATCTTCCATAATTTATCTCCCTTATTGCAATTATAAGTGTGAATTATAGTCTTTTTTTTATCTTTATACAAGTACCGATTAAAAGTACCGATTAAAACGGTACGCATTACTTTATAAATTGTAAGAGGTATTGCCCAAAAAAAGAATTTTATAGTTGCAAATATCGGATTTTTGTGTCATAATATTTACATGAAAACTGATATAGAAATAGCTAGAGACGCGAAGCTAAACAAAATCGCTGAAATTGCAGACGGTTTAGGGATTCATGACGATAATGTCATTCCCTATGGAAAGTATATAGCCAAGGTTCCCTATAGCGTTATAGATGATGCAAAGGTAAAAAAGAATAATTTAATCCTTGTTACCGCCATCACGCCTACAAAGGCCGGAATAGGAAAAACGACCGTTTCTATCGGCCTTGCCTTGGGCTTAAACAAGATCGGAAAGAAGGCTGTTGCAGCCTTGAGGGAGCCCTCTTTGGGTCCTTGTTTCGGTATGAAGGGAGGTGCAGCAGGAGGCGGCTATGCTCAAGTTTTGCCTATGGAAGACATTAACCTCCACTTTACGGGAGACTTCCATGCTATTACTTCGGCTCATAACATGATAAGCGCCCTTTTTGATAACTACATTTTCAGAGCTCAAGGAACTCCGAAGGCTATAAAAACCGTACTTTGGAAAAGAGTTTTGGATGTTAACGACAGAAACTTACGCCAAGTTGTTACCGGCTTAGGAGAGGGTAACGGCGTAGTAATGGAATCGGGCTTTGATATTACGCCTGCTTCCGAAATTATGGCTATTTTCTGCCTTGCAAAAGACATTGAAGATTTACGCCGAAGAATCGAAAATATCATATTGGGTTATGATACCGAAAACAATGCCGTAAAGGTAAAAGATTTAGGTATTGCAGGTTCAATAGTAGTTCTTTTAAAGAATGCCATCAACCCCAACCTTGTACAAACAACGGAAAATACTCCTGCCTTTATCCACGGCGGCCCCTTTGCAAACATTGCTCACGGCTGTAACTCCGTAATAGCGACGAAAACAGCCCTTACCTATGGAGAATATGTAATTACCGAAGCAGGCTTCGCCGCAGACCTCGGTGCCGAAAAATTCTTCGATATTAAATGCCGAAAAGCAGGTTTAAACCCGAAATTGACCGTAATTGCGGCTACTACAGGCGGGTTAAAAATGCACGGAGATGTTCCCGAAAAGGAAATATCAAAACCCAATGCAGAAGCCCTCAAAAAAGGCTTGGCCAACCTTGACAAGCACATTGAAAACATGAAAAAATTCGGACAGACTGTAGTTGTAGCCCTTAACAGATACGGCTATGATATTGACTCCGAATTGGATCTGGTTAGAAAGCACTGTGAAGCACAAGGTGTAGGCTTTGCCGTAAACAATGCCTTTGTTGAAGGCGGAAAAGGAGCCGTTGAACTTGCCGAGCTCGTTGTAAAGACCATCGAAACAAATCCGTCAAAACCATTAAAATTTGTTTACGAAGATAAGGACTCAATAAAAACAAAGATAGGAAAAATCTGCAAAGAAATCTATGGGGCTGCTGATGTTACATATTCGGGAGCTGCCGACAAGATGATCAAAAAGATTGAAGAAGCCGGAATGGCAGACTTCCCTGTTTGTGTCGCTAAAACACAGTATTCGTTCTCATCGGATCCTAAACTTTACGGAGTTCCTACAGGTTTTGAAATGAATGTCAGGGATATAGTTTTAAACTCGGGTTCCGAAATGATTGTAGCCATTATGGGCGACATGATGAGAATGCCGGGCCTTCCGAAAGACCCGCAGGCTGTCAGAATTGACCTTGTAAACGGAAATGTTGAAGGCTTGTCATAAAATTTGTTAAAAATATGCGATACTATTTGATTTTTATAAAATAATGTCGTATAATATAAGACAGCTATAAATATTACTTAAGGAGTAAAAAATGAAAAACATTTTGAAAATTTTGGCAATTATGGCCCTTTTTTCTTTTGTACTTACGAGCTGTGGAACCCCCCCCGCTCCTCCTCCCGAAGAAAAACCTGCACCCGTTGTTGTAGAAGAGCCTACACCGGCGCCGGAACCTGTAAAGGAACCCGAACCCGAACCCGAGCCAAAACCGGTTGTTGAAGAGCCGAGAGATGTACCCGTAAAGGAATATGTAGTTGTAGAAGGTGACACTCTGTCCGAAATTGCTTTGAAATTTTATGGAACAAGAGAAAAAGCATACTACTTCCCCATAATTATGACGCTCAACCCCGGTAAGATCCAGCATCCGGACAAACTTACACCTAAGACCAAACTTTTAATCCCCGATTTTGAACTTTTCATGAAACACTCAGCTTCAAAAATGCTTGCAAGACCTGAGTTTGAAAAATGTATCAAAATTTATGAGGATGAAGGAAAATCCGGAGTAGCAGAATCTTTAAGACGACGGCTTAAAGAGTTTTAATTTTTGATAAAAACTTCCTCCCTAGGGAGGAAGTTTTTTTTATCCGTGCGGAGGCTTTAATACCCCGACGCTCTGCGTCGGGGTTGTTGATTCCCGCAAAGCAATTTAAAAACAATCAGGAGAATCCAATTTATGAATGTCAGATATGCTGTCGAGCTTTCAAAAGAACTTTTACAAATACACAGTCCCGGCGGCTATACAAAGAATGCCATAGACCGAATAAAAAAAGAATTCGATTCATTAGGCATAAAATATACCGAAACAAATAAGGGTGCTATTTATGGAACCATTGAGGGAAAAAACACGGCTAAACACAGAGTTGTTTCAGCCCACGCAGATACCCTCGGCGCCATGGTGCGTCAAATAAAACCTAACGGCTGCTTAAAACTCGCTGCCATTGGAGGTATAGCCTTTAACAGCATCGAAGGAGAAAACCTCTATATCATCACAAGAACGGGAAAGGTTATCACAGGCACGGGACTTCCCGAAAAAGCCTCTGTTCATATTTTTGAAGCTATCGAAAAAGAAGAAAGAAACTTGGAAACCTTTGAAGTGCGCCTTGATGCCGAAACTCACTCAAAGGAAGAAACCTTGGCTCTCGGTATAAACATAGGAGACTTTGTCGCCTTTGAGCCACGCACAATCGAAACCGAGGATGGCTACATAAAATCCCGCCATCTGGATGATAAGGCTTGTATCGGTATGCTTTTTGCTGCTTGCAAGGCCCTTAAAGAAAAAGGAGAAAAACCGGCTTATACTACCCACTTTTTTATAAGCAATTATGAAGAAATAGGACACGGCTTTTACGGTATTCCTAAAGAATGTTTTGAAGTTTTAGCTCTGGATATCGGAACAGTCGGAGGTGAGCAAAATTCGGATGAACATGCAGTAACAATCATTGCTAAGGATTCACGCACACCCTACGATTTCGGCTTTAGACATAGGCTTGAAAACCTTGCTATTCAAAATAAAATCAACTACAGAACCGATGTTATGTTTAGATACGGCTCGGATGCAAGTATGTATGTAATGCAGGGTTTCGATATCAACTTTGCCTGTATGGGGCCGGGAGTAAGTGCCACCCACCACTATGAGCGAACCCATATCGACTCCTACAAAGAGACTATAAACCTCTTATACGCTTATTTAATGAGCGAATAGGCGTTTGGGGTTGAATTTAGCTTAATATTATCAAAGTGATAATTTTTAATGGCGGTAAAGCGATAATGTAAGACTTTAGCTTTGCCGCTTTTTTAAAATTTCAGGCTTTATCTTGCCTTCATAGCCTTGATCGCTCGGCTCATAAAAATGAGTGCCCTCAAGCCCATCCGGAAGGTATTGCTGCTTTACCCAGTGCCCCTCAAAGGCGTGGGGATAAAGATAGCCTTCACCATGGCCTAAAGCTTCTCCGTCACGATTTGAATCTTTTAAGTGGTTAGGAACTTCTTTATTTTCCTTTTGAACACAATCAAGGGCTTTGAAAAAAGCTTCTGCACTGTTTGATTTAGGGCAGGTTGCCAAATAGAGGGCAGCATGGGCTAGATGATACCTGCCTTCAGGCATACCGACCCTGTCAAAGGCTTCGGCCGCACCTGCAACCACGCTGATTGCCCCGGGGGATGCAAGCCCTATATCTTCACATGCAGAAATTAACATTCGCCTAAAGATAAAGCGAGGGTCTTCTCCTGCCGCTATCATTCTGGCAAGCCAGTACACGGCGGCATCAGGATCGCTCCCTCTGATAGACTTTATAAAGGCGCTTATAACATCATAATGATAGTCCCCATCCCTATCATACAAGACAACCTTTTTTTGGATACTTTCTTCGGCTGCCCTTAGACTAATCTTGATTTTAAAATTTTCTTCAGGAGGCCAGTGCTCCGCGCTCGTTTCAACGGCAAGTTCAAGGGCATTTAAAAGACTTCTCGCATCGCCGGATGCCGTATCGATAAGATGCTCCAAGGCACCGGCCTCAAATTCTATTTTCCAGTTACCGTAACCCCTTTCTTTATTTGTCAGAGCAAATTGTGCAACTTTTTTTAGGTCATTATCGGTTAAAGGTTTTAATTCAAAAACGCGGCTGCGGCTCACAAGAGCCTTGTTCACCTCAAAATAAGGGTTTTCCGTCGTAGCACCGATTAAAATTATCGTCCCATTTTCTACCCATGGCAGAAGGGCATCCTGTTGGGATTTATTCCAGCGGTGAACTTCGTCAACAAAAAGAATAGTCTTACGGTTATAAAGCTTTTTATTTTCCTCGGCATTGGTCACAGCCTCCCTTATCTGCTGCACACCTGCTAAAACGGCATTTAAACTTAAAAAATTGCTTTTCGTGGTATTTGCGATAACCCTGGCAAGGGTGGTTTTTCCCGTGCCGGGAGGGCCGAAAAAAATAAGAGAAGAAAGTCTATCAGCTTGGATTGCACGCCTTAAAAGGCAGCCCTTTCCGATTATATGTTCTTGGCCTATATATTCGTCCAAGCTGATAGGCCTCATGCGGGAGGCAAGAGGTTCATTTTGTTTAGAACTTGAAGCCGCAGCCTCAAAAAGATCCTTACTCACGGTTCCATTCGCGTTTTTTATCGCTATAAAAGCCCCATAGACCGGTGTTTCTTGTAATTGTGCCTGAATAAATGCCCATAAATACGGCATATTTACCGCTCCCCGCATTTCCTCTTTCAACACCCAACACAGGATATGTATAATAACTTCCAAGGGTTGTTTGGTATTGGGAATAAGATCCGGGAGGGGTTGTAGAACCTTCAGCACCGGGGTTAAGCTGTTTTGCCTTTGAAAGATCTGTAGTATGCACATTATCCAGCTGTACCTCGGTATATCCCTTGGCACAGCCTAGCAATATAGTTTTTCTCGCTTCAAAATATGAAATATTGTCAGGGTTTCCGGATATTGATATTTTATTGTCCCAATTTCCGCCGGCAAAATAATAAACTGTTGATCCGGCCAATACAAAAATTTTATCGTCAGCTCCGGCAGGACAAATAGCCTTTGCTCCTGAAGGAAGTCCGGTTTTCTCAGTACCTGCGTTATCATATAACTTTATTGAACCGCCTACATCTGCTAAAAAATATTTACCTGCTGCAGAAATAAGATCTTTGACTTTTACAGGCTGTGAAGATGAATCTACAATATTTATGGAGGTAATTGAAGCATTAGTTATCTTGTATATTTTTTCTTGACTGTTATCATATCCAAAAACAATACTATTTCCTGCAATAATGCGTATATTTTCGGAATTAGGTACATCAGCCCATGTTTTAGTTGATTCATCATAAAATTTTACGGGTCCCGTAGCAAAGCTTGCAAAGACATTAGCGGCATTCTTTGCAAGATACTGAGTACCTTCAGCGGTTAAGATTTTTTGCCAAGAACCGTCGGAATTTTTTGATTTTGAATAAACGCCCGCCCGATTTGAGGCATAAACCATTGTATCGGTTGCTACCAAACTTAAAACATTCCCTCCAACCGAAAACTCTTTTAAGTCGATCTCTTGTTCAATGGCTGCAAATATGGGTCTATCATTACAAGACGTAAAACCGATAAAAATAAGCGGTATTAAAATAAAAATATATCTTATAAATTTCATACTGAATTCTCCCATAATTAAAGATGATATCTGGCTGAAAGGCTGATGCCTAAAATATTGGCAGTGCGATTAGTTTCTTTATTTTTATGCCATTCAGGAACCACATTCCAAGATACATCTCCTCCGAAAGACCATTCGGGTGAATACTGATAGTAAGTTCCTGCATCAAATCTAAAAATCATGCCGAAGTATTGGGCTCCGTTTCCGCTGTAAGTCTGAACAGCAGCCCCTATGCCTCCTCCAAGAGGAATACGCCATTTACCGACAGCAAAGGTGTAGCCCATATCAAAGGTTATAGGTACGGCAAAGTAAAGGTTTTTTGCCAACGTAGGATAAAACTGAAAACTTATACTTCCGCCCAAAGAAAATCCGTCTAAGATATAGTAGCCGAAAGCTGCATTTATGGTGCCTCCCGGCCAAATATTCGGCTTAATAGCAAATTTTTCGGCTGAAGTATTAAAAAGAGGAACTCCTAAGGATAAGCCTACTTTTATGAATTTATCGCCTTGTCTGACCGGCCGAAAGACTGCAGTTCCGTCTATTTTACTATTGGAAGGAGTTTCAGCCTCTTCTTGTGCAAAAATCGGAATCAAAAAAACGCTGATAATCAAAAAACAAGAAATAAATCTCTTCACTTTTTATTCACCTCTAACTTAAAAAACAGTATATCTTATTTTTTACAAGAATGTCTATATGTAAGTCTTGCACAAAATCATATTATGTTATAACATAGTAAATATAAGATAACATAACAATCTTATCTTGTTTAAACTAACACAAGTCTAGAACAAACCGGAATAAGAATAGTTACTTATACAAATAAATGGAGGAAAAAATGAGTGCAAAAATTATTGACGGTGCCCAAATAGCGGCAGACTTAAGGGCCGATATTGTAAAAGACGTTGAAAAAATAAAGGCAAAGGGAGTTCAACCCACCTTAGCCGTTATTTTGGTAGGAAATGACCCTGCATCCCAATCCTATGTAAAGGGAAAGACAAATGCTCTCCACGAGGTAGGAATGAATGACAGGACATTCAGGCTTCCGGAAACTACTACACAGGATGAATTACTAAAACTTATCAAAGAGCTGAATGCCGATAAACTTATAAACGGTATTTTAGTGCAGTTACCTTTACCCAAACAGATTGATCCCGATGCTGTAATCGAAGCTATCAATCCCGAAAAAGATGTTGACGGATTCCATCCTGTAAATATAGGAAAGCTCCTTTTGGGACACGACACCTTTATTCCCTGTACACCCCATGGTGTAATTCATCTTTTAAAGAGAACCGGAGTTGAAACAAAAGGTGCAAAGGTTGTAATTGTAGGCCGTTCCAATATCGTCGGGAAGCCCCTTTCCGTTTTGATGATGAATAAGGATGTAAACGCAACGGTAACCGTT is from Treponema denticola and encodes:
- a CDS encoding CDP-alcohol phosphatidyltransferase family protein — encoded protein: MENYSYSAEDRSLLSPLVYRYFVFPLIKILPESIPANLITIFSNSFVVLSFIIAYLNYLHNTYRFLWLIPIFCWIYIVGDCSDGVQARRTKTGSPLGEYFDHFLDSFVTGFLTGTLMLCFRVTNPVLLFCVYQFLYLGQIGTFWGRFKDGVMQFSTFSTSEGTMVIAIMAALASFSFMRESSLKNIFFTFSIPYIIMFMGFGAAWLTGLIAIFKTKKISIRLVLHLFFSALIGAVLVWKVQAPIFVQTLIITFYNVLFIQSILSATAEKVKESLPDFLVPISCILYFVVFDYSRIIQVIQIVYLLVRIIIRFLIFFKKYKHCWYWKNPIPLKK
- a CDS encoding glycine--tRNA ligase; the encoded protein is MEDHKISMEKIVSLCKRRGFVFQSSEIYGGQNGAWDYGPLGIELKNNVSRAWWKEMTQLHDNIVGLDAAILMHPRTWEASGHVENFTDPLVDCKKCKSRFRADHLPPENLEKKVCPDCGGELTDTRKFNLMFKTHIGPTDDNSSVIYLRPETAQGIYVNYKNIIQSNRMKIPFGIAQIGKAFRNEIVTKNFIFRTCEFEQMEMQFFVKPGTDDEWFDYWKKQRWAFYEKYGVRTNKLQWHQHGKDELAHYAKDAYDIEYEFPMGFKELEGVHNRTNYDLTRHTEYSGKDMQYIDQDNGNEKYIPYIIETSAGLTRNVLMFICDAYDEEKVADKGNDDDWRTVLHFHPNIAPITVAVLPLMKKDGLAELAEEIRNELKEEFKTDYDQSGAIGKRYRRQDEVGTPFCVTVDYDSKEDNTVTVRFRDSMEQVRITRTELISRIKTEIKNYKRVK
- a CDS encoding formate--tetrahydrofolate ligase encodes the protein MVANIGFLCHNIYMKTDIEIARDAKLNKIAEIADGLGIHDDNVIPYGKYIAKVPYSVIDDAKVKKNNLILVTAITPTKAGIGKTTVSIGLALGLNKIGKKAVAALREPSLGPCFGMKGGAAGGGYAQVLPMEDINLHFTGDFHAITSAHNMISALFDNYIFRAQGTPKAIKTVLWKRVLDVNDRNLRQVVTGLGEGNGVVMESGFDITPASEIMAIFCLAKDIEDLRRRIENIILGYDTENNAVKVKDLGIAGSIVVLLKNAINPNLVQTTENTPAFIHGGPFANIAHGCNSVIATKTALTYGEYVITEAGFAADLGAEKFFDIKCRKAGLNPKLTVIAATTGGLKMHGDVPEKEISKPNAEALKKGLANLDKHIENMKKFGQTVVVALNRYGYDIDSELDLVRKHCEAQGVGFAVNNAFVEGGKGAVELAELVVKTIETNPSKPLKFVYEDKDSIKTKIGKICKEIYGAADVTYSGAADKMIKKIEEAGMADFPVCVAKTQYSFSSDPKLYGVPTGFEMNVRDIVLNSGSEMIVAIMGDMMRMPGLPKDPQAVRIDLVNGNVEGLS
- a CDS encoding LysM peptidoglycan-binding domain-containing protein; translation: MKNILKILAIMALFSFVLTSCGTPPAPPPEEKPAPVVVEEPTPAPEPVKEPEPEPEPKPVVEEPRDVPVKEYVVVEGDTLSEIALKFYGTREKAYYFPIIMTLNPGKIQHPDKLTPKTKLLIPDFELFMKHSASKMLARPEFEKCIKIYEDEGKSGVAESLRRRLKEF
- a CDS encoding M42 family metallopeptidase, whose amino-acid sequence is MNVRYAVELSKELLQIHSPGGYTKNAIDRIKKEFDSLGIKYTETNKGAIYGTIEGKNTAKHRVVSAHADTLGAMVRQIKPNGCLKLAAIGGIAFNSIEGENLYIITRTGKVITGTGLPEKASVHIFEAIEKEERNLETFEVRLDAETHSKEETLALGINIGDFVAFEPRTIETEDGYIKSRHLDDKACIGMLFAACKALKEKGEKPAYTTHFFISNYEEIGHGFYGIPKECFEVLALDIGTVGGEQNSDEHAVTIIAKDSRTPYDFGFRHRLENLAIQNKINYRTDVMFRYGSDASMYVMQGFDINFACMGPGVSATHHYERTHIDSYKETINLLYAYLMSE
- a CDS encoding TP0733 family outer membrane beta-barrel protein, giving the protein MKRFISCFLIISVFLIPIFAQEEAETPSNSKIDGTAVFRPVRQGDKFIKVGLSLGVPLFNTSAEKFAIKPNIWPGGTINAAFGYYILDGFSLGGSISFQFYPTLAKNLYFAVPITFDMGYTFAVGKWRIPLGGGIGAAVQTYSGNGAQYFGMIFRFDAGTYYQYSPEWSFGGDVSWNVVPEWHKNKETNRTANILGISLSARYHL
- the folD gene encoding bifunctional methylenetetrahydrofolate dehydrogenase/methenyltetrahydrofolate cyclohydrolase FolD: MSAKIIDGAQIAADLRADIVKDVEKIKAKGVQPTLAVILVGNDPASQSYVKGKTNALHEVGMNDRTFRLPETTTQDELLKLIKELNADKLINGILVQLPLPKQIDPDAVIEAINPEKDVDGFHPVNIGKLLLGHDTFIPCTPHGVIHLLKRTGVETKGAKVVIVGRSNIVGKPLSVLMMNKDVNATVTVCHSGTKNLAEVTKEADILVAAMGKPQFIKGDMIKKGAVVIDVGVNRIDDSTKKSGFRLVGDVDFEPACEIASAITPVPKGVGPMTIAMLVANTLIAAKRQNGLE